From Glycine soja cultivar W05 chromosome 4, ASM419377v2, whole genome shotgun sequence, the proteins below share one genomic window:
- the LOC114409463 gene encoding 8-amino-7-oxononanoate synthase-like isoform X1 has protein sequence METPSACWDKWVGEALATLHSLKVLRSVRPICLRNSQPLQFGVDDGAFQVFDEMQQWDRSSVEVEIAETTFSRWMHDTPSSGDEIVCSAAVGGDEAGASYEKFKKLILFSGNDYLGLSSHPTIGKAAAKAAQEHGMGPRGSALICGYTNYHRLLESSLADLKKKEDCLLCPTGFAANMALMTAIGSIGTLLAGNRIPSEDEKIAVFSDALNHASIIDGIRLAERQKSVKVYVYRHCDVSHLNMLLSNCRMRKKVVVTDSLFSMDGDYAPMVELADLRKKHGFLLVIDDAHGTFVCGKNGGGVAEEFNCEKDVDICIGTLSKAAGCHGGFIACSKKWKLLIQSRGRSFIFSTAAPVPVAAAAHAAVKVAKHETWRREAIWNRVKDFHLLTGIPVTSPIISLIVGTEDKALQASRHLLQSGFHVTAIRPPTVPPNSCRLRVALSAVHTREDLENLAAALSRCINFQDTRIYDSNAYARL, from the exons ATGGAGACGCCAAGTGCATGCTGGGACAAGTGGGTCGGAGAGGCACTCGCGACCCTTCACTCTCTCAAAGTCCTTCGATCTGTCAGACCCATTTGCCTCCGCAATAGCCAGCCTCTCCAATTCGGGGTGGACGATGGTGCGTTCCAAGTGTTCGATGAAATGCAGCAATGGGACCGGTCTTCTGTCGAAGTGGAAATTGCTGAAACCACGTTTAGTAGATGGATGCACGACACCCCAAGTTCTG GTGATGAGATTGTTTGTAGTGCAGCTGTTGGTGGTGATGAAGCAGGGGCATCTTATgagaagtttaaaaaattaattttgttttctgggAATGATTATCTTGGTCTGAGTTCCCATCCAACTATTGGAAAGGCTGCTGCAAAG GCTGCCCAAGAACATGGTATGGGACCAAGAGGTTCTGCTCTTATTTGTGGATATACCAATTATCATAGGCTATTGGAGTCGAGCCTGGcagatttgaaaaagaaagag GATTGCCTTCTTTGTCCCACAGGGTTTGCTGCTAATATGGCCTTGATGACAGCAATAGGAAGTATCGGTACTCTCTTAGCTGGGAATAGAATACCTTCAGAGGATGAAAAGATTGCTGTCTTTTCTGATGCATTAAATCATGCATCAATAATTGATGGCATTCGTCTTGCTGAGCGGCAAAAAAGTGTAAAGGTGTATGTGTATAGACATTGTGACGTGTCCCACCTCAATATGCTATT ATCTAATTGCAGAATGAGGAAGAAAGTTGTGGTGACTGACAG CTTGTTTAGCATGGATGGAGACTATGCACCTATGGTTGAGTTAGCGGACCTTCGCAAGAAGCATGGCTTTTTGTTAGTCATTGATGAt GCTCATGGAACATTTGTTTGTGGCAAAAATGGTGGTGGTGTAGCCGAGGAGTTCAACTGTGAGAAGGATGTGGACATATGCATTGGTACACTAAGTAAAGCTGCTGGTTGTCATGGAGGATTTATAGCATGCAG CAAAAAGTGGAAACTATTAATACAGTCAAGAGGTCGTTCGTTTATATTTTCAACTGCTGCACCTGTTCCAGTTGCTGCTGCTGCTCATG CTGCGGTTAAAGTGGCAAAACATGAGACATGGCGTAGAGAGGCTATTTGGAACCGGGTGAAAGACTTTCATTTGCTTACTGGAATCCCTGTTACAAGTCCCATTATTTCCCTAATAGTAGGCACTGAAGACAAAGCACTTCAAGCAAGCCG GCATTTATTGCAATCTGGCTTCCACGTGACAGCGATCAGACCACCTACTGTGCCTCCTAACTCATGCAG GCTGCGAGTGGCCCTAAGTGCAGTCCATACTAGGGAAGATCTGGAAAACCTTGCAGCTGCACTCTCACGTTGCATCAATTTCCAAGATACCCGCATATATGACTCCAATGCCTATGCAAGACTGTAG
- the LOC114409463 gene encoding 8-amino-7-oxononanoate synthase-like isoform X2: METPSACWDKWVGEALATLHSLKVLRSVRPICLRNSQPLQFGVDDGAFQVFDEMQQWDRSSVEVEIAETTFSRWMHDTPSSGDEIVCSAAVGGDEAGASYEKFKKLILFSGNDYLGLSSHPTIGKAAAKAAQEHGMGPRGSALICGYTNYHRLLESSLADLKKKEDCLLCPTGFAANMALMTAIGSIGTLLAGNRIPSEDEKIAVFSDALNHASIIDGIRLAERQKSVKVYVYRHCDVSHLNMLLSNCRMRKKVVVTDSLFSMDGDYAPMVELADLRKKHGFLLVIDDAHGTFVCGKNGGGVAEEFNCEKDVDICIGTLSKAAGCHGGFIACSKKWKLLIQSRGRSFIFSTAAPVPVAAAAHAAVKVAKHETWRREAIWNRVKDFHLLTGIPVTSPIISLIVGTEDKALQASRLSGTGIYCNLAST, from the exons ATGGAGACGCCAAGTGCATGCTGGGACAAGTGGGTCGGAGAGGCACTCGCGACCCTTCACTCTCTCAAAGTCCTTCGATCTGTCAGACCCATTTGCCTCCGCAATAGCCAGCCTCTCCAATTCGGGGTGGACGATGGTGCGTTCCAAGTGTTCGATGAAATGCAGCAATGGGACCGGTCTTCTGTCGAAGTGGAAATTGCTGAAACCACGTTTAGTAGATGGATGCACGACACCCCAAGTTCTG GTGATGAGATTGTTTGTAGTGCAGCTGTTGGTGGTGATGAAGCAGGGGCATCTTATgagaagtttaaaaaattaattttgttttctgggAATGATTATCTTGGTCTGAGTTCCCATCCAACTATTGGAAAGGCTGCTGCAAAG GCTGCCCAAGAACATGGTATGGGACCAAGAGGTTCTGCTCTTATTTGTGGATATACCAATTATCATAGGCTATTGGAGTCGAGCCTGGcagatttgaaaaagaaagag GATTGCCTTCTTTGTCCCACAGGGTTTGCTGCTAATATGGCCTTGATGACAGCAATAGGAAGTATCGGTACTCTCTTAGCTGGGAATAGAATACCTTCAGAGGATGAAAAGATTGCTGTCTTTTCTGATGCATTAAATCATGCATCAATAATTGATGGCATTCGTCTTGCTGAGCGGCAAAAAAGTGTAAAGGTGTATGTGTATAGACATTGTGACGTGTCCCACCTCAATATGCTATT ATCTAATTGCAGAATGAGGAAGAAAGTTGTGGTGACTGACAG CTTGTTTAGCATGGATGGAGACTATGCACCTATGGTTGAGTTAGCGGACCTTCGCAAGAAGCATGGCTTTTTGTTAGTCATTGATGAt GCTCATGGAACATTTGTTTGTGGCAAAAATGGTGGTGGTGTAGCCGAGGAGTTCAACTGTGAGAAGGATGTGGACATATGCATTGGTACACTAAGTAAAGCTGCTGGTTGTCATGGAGGATTTATAGCATGCAG CAAAAAGTGGAAACTATTAATACAGTCAAGAGGTCGTTCGTTTATATTTTCAACTGCTGCACCTGTTCCAGTTGCTGCTGCTGCTCATG CTGCGGTTAAAGTGGCAAAACATGAGACATGGCGTAGAGAGGCTATTTGGAACCGGGTGAAAGACTTTCATTTGCTTACTGGAATCCCTGTTACAAGTCCCATTATTTCCCTAATAGTAGGCACTGAAGACAAAGCACTTCAAGCAAGCCG CCTTTCTGGAACAGGCATTTATTGCAATCTGGCTTCCACGTGA
- the LOC114409464 gene encoding eugenol synthase 1-like, giving the protein MLSICNLAMEGIRKSRILIFGGTGYIGKYMVKASVTLGHPTFVYTRPLDAQTPSSKAQLCKEFNSMGVTLVHGELEHDQILAVIKQVDIVICSLPYPQVMEQLKIIDAIKVAGNIKRFLPSDFGVEEDRVNPLPPFQAFLDKKRKIRREIEAAGIPYTFVSANCFGAYFVNYLLRPYEITVYGNGDTKAVLNYEEDIAMYTIKVANDPRTYNRVVIYRPSKNIISQNELIALWEQKSGQNFRKDFVAEEEIVNLSQTLPPPHNIPVSILHSVFVRGDLVRFEIGEDDLEASQLYPDYNYTSIDELLDIFLVDPPAPASAAFE; this is encoded by the exons ATGTTAAGCATTTGCAACCTAGCAATGGAGGGGATTAGGAAGAGTAGGATTCTTATATTTGGAGGAACTGGTTACATAGGGAAGTATATGGTGAAGGCAAGCGTCACGTTAGGCCATCCAACTTTTGTCTACACTCGCCCTCTTGATGCACAAACTCCTTCCTCTAAGGCACAGCTTTGCAAGGAGTTCAACTCTATGGGGGTCACACTTGTCCAT GGAGAACTTGAGCATGACCAGATTCTGGCAGTGATTAAACAAGTAGACATTGTGATATGTTCTCTTCCATACCCTCAAGTGATGGAGCAACTCAAAATTATAGATGCTATCAAAGTTGCTGGTAATATAAAG AGATTCCTTCCATCAGATTTTGGGGTGGAAGAAGATAGAGTAAACCCTCTTCCTCCGTTCCAAGCTTTCCtcgataagaaaagaaaaattagaaggGAAATTGAAGCAGCTGGGATCCCTTATACCTTTGTCTCTGCAAACTGTTTTGGTGCTTACTTTGTCAATTATTTGCTTCGTCCTTACGAAATTACTGTCTATGGCAACGGTGATACAAAAG CTGTGCTAAACTATGAAGAAGATATCGCCATGTACACTATTAAAGTAGCGAATGATCCAAGAACATACAATCGTGTTGTTATCTACCGACCCTCGAAGAATATCATATCACAAAATGAGTTGATAGCATTGTGGGAGCAAAAAAGTGGTCAAAATTTTCGCAAGGATTTTGTTGCTGAGGAAGAGATTGTCAACCTATCACAGA CCTTACCCCCTCCACACAATATTCCCGTTTCTATCCTTCATAGTGTATTTGTTAGAGGGGACCTCGTGAGGTTCGAGATAGGAGAAGATGACCTTGAAGCTTCACAGCTATATCCTGATTATAACTACACATCCATTGATGAACTTCTTGATATATTTCTTGTTGATCCTCCAGCCCCTGCCTCTGCTGCTTTTGAGTGA